A stretch of Bubalus bubalis isolate 160015118507 breed Murrah chromosome 19, NDDB_SH_1, whole genome shotgun sequence DNA encodes these proteins:
- the LOC102392612 gene encoding gamma-aminobutyric acid receptor subunit pi isoform X2 gives MCVQGNQFNIEVSRSNKLSLPGFENLTAGYNKFLRPNFGGEPVQIAVTLDIASISSISESNMDYTATIYLRQRWTDQRLVFEGNKSFTLDARLVEFLWVPDTYIVESKKSFLHEVTVGNRLIRLFSNGTVLYALRITTTVACNMDLSKYPMDTQTCKLQLESWGYDGNDVEFSWLRGNDSVRGLENLRLAQYTIQQYFTSVTRSQQETGNYTRLVLQFELQRNVLYFILETYVPSTFLVVLSWVSFWISLDSVPARTCIGVTTVLSMTTLMIGSRTSLPNTNCFIKAIDVYLGICFSFVFGALLEYAVAHYSSLQQMAAKDRGKAKEVEEVNITNIINSSISSFKRKISFASIEISGDNVDYSDLTMKTSDKFKFVFRDKLGRIVDYFTIQNPSNVDRYSKLLFPLIFMLANVFYWAYYMYF, from the exons GAGAACCTGTTCAGATAGCAGTGACCCTGGACATTGCAAGTATCTCCAGTATTTCGGAGAGTAATATG GACTACACAGCCACCATATACCTCAGACAGCGCTGGACGGACCAGCGGCTGGTGTTCGAAGGCAACAAGAGCTTCACTCTGGATGCGCGCCTAGTGGAGTTCCTCTGGGTGCCAGACACCTACATCGTGGAGTCCAAGAAGTCCTTCCTCCACGAAGTCACTGTGGGGAACAGACTCATCCGCCTCTTCTCCAATGGCACAGTCCTGTATGCCCTCAG aatCACAACAACTGTTGCGTGTAACATGGACCTGTCTAAATACCCCATGGACACACAGACATGCAAGTTGCAACTAGAGAGCT GGGGCTACGATGGGAATGACGTAGAGTTCAGCTGGCTGAGAGGGAACGACTCTGTGCGGGGATTGGAGAACCTGCGACTTGCTCAGTACACCATACAACAATATTTCACCTCAGTTACCAGATCACAGCAGGAAACAG GAAATTACACACGACTGGTCTTGCAATTTGAGCTTCAGAGGAATGTCCTGTATTTCATTTTGGAAACCTATGTTCCTTCCACTTTCCTGGTGGTGTTATCCTGGGTCTCGTTTTGGATCTCCCTTGATTCAGTTCCTGCAAGAACCTGCATTG GAGTGACCACCGTATTGTCAATGACCACACTGATGATTGGGTCCCGTACTTCTCTCCCGAACACCAACTGCTTCATAAAGGCCATCGATGTGTACCTGGGAATATGCTTTAGCTTCGTGTTTGGGGCCCTCCTGGAATATGCAGTTGCCCACTACAGCTCCTTACAGCAGATGGCAGCCAAAGATCGG GGGAAAGCAAAGGAAGTGGAAGAAGTCAACATTACTAACATCATCAACAGCTCCATCTCCAGCTTTAAACGGAAGATCAGTTTTGCCAGCATTGAAATTTCCGGAGATAACGTTGACTACAGCGACTTGACAATGAAAACCAGTGACAAGTTCAAGTTTGTCTTCCGAGATAAGTTGGGCAGGATTGTTGATTATTTCACAATTCAAAACCCGAGTAATGTTGATCGATATTCCAAACTActatttcctttgatttttatgCTAGCCAATGTATTTTACTGGGCATACTATATGTATTTTTGA